A window from Lampris incognitus isolate fLamInc1 chromosome 5, fLamInc1.hap2, whole genome shotgun sequence encodes these proteins:
- the b3gntl1 gene encoding UDP-GlcNAc:betaGal beta-1,3-N-acetylglucosaminyltransferase-like protein 1 isoform X3 — protein MVRRIPEGSTERYTRWINEITQDQLISQVYTSHGPTVIMPSWFCSRHWFDRVGSFDEGGKGVPEDLLFFYQSLRQGGGVARVDQCLLVYRYHEKAATHSVLEETIWNLRVDFLQERVLCRWESFTIWNAGKQGRKLYRSLSPANQKKVKAFCDVDENKIRKGFYTYEESKEKPKPKIPVLHYKEASSPFIVCVKLDMTGGVLEENLHALQLREGVDYYHFN, from the exons ATGGTGCGACGGATACCGGAGGGGTCTACTGAGCGCTACACCCGCTGGATCAACGAAATCACTCAGGACCAGCTCATCAGCCAG GTATACACCTCTCATGGACCCACAGTGATCATGCCAAGTTGGTTCTGCTCCAGACACTGGTTTGACAGGGTCGGATCTTTTGATGAGGGAGGCAAG GGAGTCCCTGAGGATTTGCTCTTCTTCTACCAGAGTCTTCGTCAGGGAGGGGGCGTAGCCAGGGTAGACCAGTGCCTGCTGGTCTACCGTTACCATGAAAAAGCTGCCACACATTCTGTACTCGA GGAAACGATTTGGAACCTGCGTGTGGATTTTCTTCAGGAGCGAGTTCTCTGTCGGTGGGAGAGCTTCACCATCTGGAATGCAGGGAAACAGGGGCGGAAGCTCTACAGAAGCCTAAGCCCGGCCAATCAAAAGAAG GTCAAGGCGTTTTGTGATGTAGATGAGAACAAGATCAGGAAAGGCTTCTACACATATGAGGAATCCAAG GAAAAACCAAAGCCCAAGATACCAGTTCTACACTACAAAGAAGCCTCCTCTCCCTTCATCGTATGTGTTAAACTG GACATGACAGGAGGCGTGCTGGAGGAGAACCTCCATGCTTTGCAGCTGAGAGAAGGAGTGGACTACTACCATTTCAACTGA
- the b3gntl1 gene encoding UDP-GlcNAc:betaGal beta-1,3-N-acetylglucosaminyltransferase-like protein 1 isoform X2, with protein sequence MLPLRVHLQYKMSVLHPRSLIGCMVRRIPEGSTERYTRWINEITQDQLISQVYTSHGPTVIMPSWFCSRHWFDRVGSFDEGGKGVPEDLLFFYQSLRQGGGVARVDQCLLVYRYHEKAATHSVLEETIWNLRVDFLQERVLCRWESFTIWNAGKQGRKLYRSLSPANQKKVKAFCDVDENKIRKGFYTYEESKEKPKPKIPVLHYKEASSPFIVCVKLDMTGGVLEENLHALQLREGVDYYHFN encoded by the exons ATGTTGCCCCTGAGAGTTCATCTGCAGTATAAGATGTCTGTCCTCCACCCAAGATCT CTGATTGGCTGTATGGTGCGACGGATACCGGAGGGGTCTACTGAGCGCTACACCCGCTGGATCAACGAAATCACTCAGGACCAGCTCATCAGCCAG GTATACACCTCTCATGGACCCACAGTGATCATGCCAAGTTGGTTCTGCTCCAGACACTGGTTTGACAGGGTCGGATCTTTTGATGAGGGAGGCAAG GGAGTCCCTGAGGATTTGCTCTTCTTCTACCAGAGTCTTCGTCAGGGAGGGGGCGTAGCCAGGGTAGACCAGTGCCTGCTGGTCTACCGTTACCATGAAAAAGCTGCCACACATTCTGTACTCGA GGAAACGATTTGGAACCTGCGTGTGGATTTTCTTCAGGAGCGAGTTCTCTGTCGGTGGGAGAGCTTCACCATCTGGAATGCAGGGAAACAGGGGCGGAAGCTCTACAGAAGCCTAAGCCCGGCCAATCAAAAGAAG GTCAAGGCGTTTTGTGATGTAGATGAGAACAAGATCAGGAAAGGCTTCTACACATATGAGGAATCCAAG GAAAAACCAAAGCCCAAGATACCAGTTCTACACTACAAAGAAGCCTCCTCTCCCTTCATCGTATGTGTTAAACTG GACATGACAGGAGGCGTGCTGGAGGAGAACCTCCATGCTTTGCAGCTGAGAGAAGGAGTGGACTACTACCATTTCAACTGA
- the metrnlb gene encoding meteorin-like protein produces the protein MFSYFGSLDLVRNREVIMTWPFAAHWIAAVLLCRASAQYSSDQCSWRGSGLSHESHRRDVGQIYLRCSQGSLEWLYPTGAIIVNLRPNTEPSSGGTPGFHACVKPRADSQGAQVYLERAGELRLLLGERAQAQGTVHCFSLEEGVLFVEAVAQTDISRRITAFQYELVPSQGPAAYMYPYLHPGTAPCKPCSDEEVLMAVCTSDFVGSGYIQGVVKPSFTSSSSSTSGANNHSSFVVTLSRLFRQKSKVFVWGGTRGRGWSGYVRVPLRCSVHAGGDEYLLTGFVHFGEAWLGCAPRYKDFTKLYRKAQEAGNTPCQMDTD, from the exons ATGTTTTCCTACTTCGGGTCGCTGGACTTGGTTCGTAACCGGGAGGTAATCATGACATGGCCGTTCGCTGCGCACTGGATCGCCGCCGTGTTACTCTGCCGGGCTTCGGCGCAATACTCCAGCGACCAGTGCAGCTGGAGAGGAAG tggtttGAGCCATGAATCCCATCGTAGAGATGTGGGGCAGATCTACCTTCGCTGTTCGCAGGGCTCTCTGGAGTGGCTCTACCCCACAGGGGCCATCATTGTCAACTTGCGGCCGAACACAGAGCCCTCATCAGGAGGCACGCCAGGTTTTCATGCCTGCGTCAAACCTCGAGCAGACTCCCAG GGGGCGCAGGTATACCTGGAGCGAGCCGGGGAACTGAGGCTGCTGCTTGGGGAGAGGGCCCAGGCTCAGGGCACGGTGCATTGTTTTAGCCTGGAAGAGGGGGTGCTCTTCGTGGAGGCAGTGGCTCAGACAGACATCAGCAGGAGGATTACAGCTTTTCAGTATGAGCTGGTGCCAAGCCAGGGGCCTGCAGCATACATGTACCCCTACCTGCATCCTGGCACAG CTCCATGTAAGCCATGTTCAGATGAAGAGGTCCTAATGGCTGTGTGCACCAGTGACTTTG tGGGTAGTGGCTACATCCAAGGAGTGGTCAAGCCCTCATTTACTTCCTCGTCGTCTTCAACATCAGGTGCAAACAACCACTCCTCTTTTGTGGTGACCCTCAGTCGACTCTTCCGTCAGAAGAGCAAGGTGTTCGTTTGGGGGGGTACCAGAGGGAGGGGCTGGAGTGGATATGTCCGTGTACCCCTGCGGTGCAGTGTGCATGCTGGAGGGGATGAATACCTGCTGACGGGGTTTGTGCATTTTGGGGAGGCCTGGCTTGGCTGCGCCCCGCGTTACAAGGACTTCACAAAGCTCTACCGTAAAGCACAGGAAGCAGGTAACACCCCGTGTCAAATGGATACCGACTGA